The following nucleotide sequence is from Microbacterium imperiale.
TGCTCGCCCCGGAATCCGTGCACCGCGAGCAAGGTACGGGGGGCGTCGTCGCGCCCATAGACCCAGAAGGACGTCCGTCCGCCCAGCACGGATGCCTCGGCGCGGCGCACCGGGATGCGCGAGAGGAGCTCGGAGTACGGCGACGGCGCGGAGGGCATTCGTCGAGTCTACGGATCACTCCCCTCGACGAACGCCGTCCGCGCCGCCGTGTGCGTCAGACGGCTGCGAGCTCGCCCGAGCGCTCCCGGGTGCGGATCGCACGGTTGACGCACGAGACGACGGCCTTGAGGCTCGCGGTCGAGATGTCGCCGTCGATGCCCACGCCCCACAGGCGCTGGTCGTCGACCTGCAGCTCGACGTAGGCGGCAGCCTGCGCGTCGCCGCCCGAGCTCAGCGTGTGCTCGACGTAGTCGTACAGCGAGATGTCGAAGCCGCGCTCACGCAGCACCTCGAGGAAGGCGGCGATGGGACCGTTGCCGACCGCCGACACCTCGTCGCGGGTCTCGCCGTCGCGCAGCGTGACGTCGAGACGGACATCGCCCGACATGTCGCTGTGCGTGCGGGTACCGAGCAGTTCGAAACGCCCCCACTTGTCGTCGGCGGCGGGTGCGGGGAGGTACTCATCGGTGAAGATCGACCAGATCTGCTCGCTCGTGACCTCGCCGCCCTCGGCATCCGTCTTCTCCTGCACGACGCCCGAGAACTCGATCTGCAGCTTGCGCGGCAGGTCGAGCGCGTGGTCGGTCTTGAGCAGGTACGCGACACCGCCCTTGCCGGACTGCGAGTTGACGCGGATGACGGCTTCGTACGAGCGCCCCAGATCCTTCGGGTCGACCGGCAGGTAGGGCACCGCCCACTCGATCTCGTCGATCGAAACCCCGGCGGCGTCGGCACGCACCGCCATCGCCTCGAAGCCCTTCTTGATCGCGTCCTGGTGCGAGCCACTGAAGGCCGTGAACACGAGGTCGCCGGCCCAGGGGCTGCGCTCGGGCACGGGCAGCTGGTTGCAGTACTCGACGGTGCGCTTGATGCCGTCGACGTCGCTGAAGTCGATCTGCGGGTCGATGCCCTGCGTGAAGAGGTTGATGCCCAGCGCGACCAGGTCGACGTTGCCGGTGCGCTCACCGTTTCCGAAGAGGCAGCCCTCGATGCGGTCGGCACCGGCCATGTAACCGAGCTCGGCGGCCGCGATCGCGGTACCGCGGTCGTTGTGGGGATGCAGCGACAGAATCACGTTCTCGCGGTGGGCGAGGTGCCGGCTCATCCACTCGATCGAATCGGCGTACACGTTCGGGGTCGCCATCTCGACCGTCGCGGGCAGGTTGATGATGACCTTGCGCTCGGGCGTCGGCTCGAAGATCTCGATGACCTGGTTGCAGACGTCGACGGCGAACTCGAGCTCCGTACCGGTGTAGCTCTCGGGCGAGTACTCGTAGTAGACGGCGGTCTCGGGCACCGTCTTCTCGTATTCGCGGCACAGGCGCGCGCCCTCGAGCGCGATGTCGATGATGCCTTGCCGGTCGGTGCGGAACACCACCTCGCGCTGCAGGATGCTCGTGGAGTTGTACAGGTGCACGATCGCCTGCTTCGCGCCGGCGATCGCCTCGTACGTGCGCTTGATCAGGTGTTCGCGCGCCTGCGTCAGCACCTGGATCGTGACGTCGTCGGGAATCAGGTCGTCCTCGATCAGCTGGCGGACGAAGTCGAAGTCGGTCTGGCTCGCACTGGGGAACCCGACCTCGATTTCCTTGTAGCCCATCTTCACGAGCAGCTCGAACATGACGCGCTTGCGCTCGGGGCTCATGGGGTCGATGAGCGCCTGGTTGCCGTCGCGCAGGTCGACCGCGCACCAGCGCGGCGCCGTCTCGATGCGCTTCGTGGGCCACGTGCGGTCGGGCAGGTCGACGCGGATCTGCTCGTGGAACGGCCGATACTTGTGGATCGGCATGCCCGAGGGCTTCTGGTTGTTCTCCATGGTGGTCTCGCTCTTCCTCATCAGGTGTGGCGGGCCAACGCGAAGCTCCGCGACGAGAGAGGCCCTAGAACGAGGACTCGTCGCGGCGACTAAGAAGGAGAAGTCGGCCGAAGCGCATGCGCCCAGGCTACACCGGCCGGCGGGTCGTGCGCACACGGGCGTGCCATCATCGAGACGATGGGCGGATCGGCGACACTTCCGGGTATGAGAACTGCGCGCCTGCCCCTGCTCGCCGTGGCCCTGTCGACCCTGGTGCTCACGGCCGGCTGTGCGACGACTCCCGCCGCCGACCGCGCGTCCCTCACTCCCCCGCCGCCTGCCGGCCCGATCGTGGCGCAGGGCACGGTGCTCGACGACGGCAGCGAGGCCGAACTCTGCCTGGGGGCGGTGTCCGAGTCCGCTCCCCCGCAGTGCGGCGGCATCCCCCTCGCGGATTGGTCCTGGGAGGGTCTCGACGACGCGACCGAAGTGTCGGGGGTCACCTGGGGCGCCTATGCCGTGCACGGGACGTACGACGGCGACGTCATCACCGTGACCGAACCGCCGGTGCCGCTCGCGGCGTACGACCCGGCTCCGCTCGAGGATCCGACCGGCGGGGCGCCGGGCTCCGCCGACGAGGCGACCCTCCGCGACGTCGAGCAGCGGATCCACGACACCCTCGGGAAGACGGTGCTGGCATCCGGCGCGTACGACGGGCGCCTCTGGGTCACCGTGGTGTGGGATGACGGCACCCTGCAGGACGCGGCGGA
It contains:
- the leuA gene encoding 2-isopropylmalate synthase, with protein sequence MENNQKPSGMPIHKYRPFHEQIRVDLPDRTWPTKRIETAPRWCAVDLRDGNQALIDPMSPERKRVMFELLVKMGYKEIEVGFPSASQTDFDFVRQLIEDDLIPDDVTIQVLTQAREHLIKRTYEAIAGAKQAIVHLYNSTSILQREVVFRTDRQGIIDIALEGARLCREYEKTVPETAVYYEYSPESYTGTELEFAVDVCNQVIEIFEPTPERKVIINLPATVEMATPNVYADSIEWMSRHLAHRENVILSLHPHNDRGTAIAAAELGYMAGADRIEGCLFGNGERTGNVDLVALGINLFTQGIDPQIDFSDVDGIKRTVEYCNQLPVPERSPWAGDLVFTAFSGSHQDAIKKGFEAMAVRADAAGVSIDEIEWAVPYLPVDPKDLGRSYEAVIRVNSQSGKGGVAYLLKTDHALDLPRKLQIEFSGVVQEKTDAEGGEVTSEQIWSIFTDEYLPAPAADDKWGRFELLGTRTHSDMSGDVRLDVTLRDGETRDEVSAVGNGPIAAFLEVLRERGFDISLYDYVEHTLSSGGDAQAAAYVELQVDDQRLWGVGIDGDISTASLKAVVSCVNRAIRTRERSGELAAV